The Onthophagus taurus isolate NC chromosome 6, IU_Otau_3.0, whole genome shotgun sequence region ACTCTTCCGCAGCCCTATTCATTTCTGCATTCGTAGAATACATTTTTGCGTAGCGAGGTGATAGTGACGCTATAGCACTGGTAACTTTCTTTACTATCCTACATGCTGAGGCTTTCGATACTCCAATAAAATCCGCTACAGAAAGGAGCATATTCCTTGTTGCATAGAACCTTAGGGTTAACAATAGTCTATGCATTGCTGGTATAGAGCCCCCTCTAAAGAAAAATGCAAAGTATAAATATACcggatatatttttattatataatataactTACTTGGTTGAGGTCAGCGATATTGCGTCTTCAATTAATGCCAATAACGAAACTACCGTATCTTTTGTTAGTCGAAACCTTTCAAAAAATTCAGTTTCATTATATCGATGGAAACAATCCACTCTCTTCTTGTAAACTTTACGTCTTCTAAATACAAGTACAGGTTCATCTTCCGATGATGAACTTGAACTCGTATCCATCAAATTCATTGTATTTTGAGTGAAATGAACAGATATATAATCAGCGGACAAGCACACGCAGTGACACTTATAGGTTATATTACAGCGCTTAAAGCCGCTTTTCCTCGTTAAAGTGAGAGAATCGCGACTTTAAAGTTAAAGCCGGCTTTAGggttaaaaattgattatgaaacgcgttttaaagataaagtgactttaaatatttaaagccgcctttaattttattatgaaaccGGGCGTAAATGCAGTTGTTGAAATGCCCTATTCgacatatttaataatatttaatcatacacatcaattatctccttaattaattgatcaattttagtcatcaacgtCTCGATCGAAAGCATGATCCACAATGAATGCGAAGCCGGAAATGTCCGatctcaaaatttactaaGTACCTACGTACGGTTATTTAAATGCCTTCACGTATCTCCCGACtgaaagtctagcccccaatgcGAAAAATGAGTAGcgttcaaacggtttttatctggcaacattacaccgttcaaatcgcgaattatcTTGATATGTTtcggtaaattaataaaattgaaaacgactcaccgaatggatgttgtttcccttggattttactttgaagctcagctggaaagaaaagataaattatttattgtgacaaaaaaaatgcataaatacgataccttttaacatccataaaatagtaatccgatgatctcaactatatcactaatatcacctaacacttGGAATAAATATAGCACGTATTTTATCACTTCATTCAAGTAATAAggtttatttttctaaactgctttatcacccttaaatgcccgcacataaactaaaatgcgttattgGCGAATCAAgttccaaacatcccctccttaatttattgtgtgaagaaGGAATACTAGAGGTgaatatacaaaaaatgtaaagacgacgggacgaagcggttttaaatcgcaataaaaaaattactcgttttctcgaaacatttcaaataaaacttaattcattttattataataaaacgcACTACCGAATTTTAATGCTTAACACTTCCTGCAAAAGAATCAGGTgtccaataaataattaaaacaaagcaCCCGACATTGGATTATGGATATGCCTTATTCTTTGTgtcatgaaatataaattttaaaaaaatcgtatctcaagaacgaattgagatatcataatgaaataaaaaacagtttaaagcaaatttgatgtaCCATAAATGATGTCTTATCTttcgttatgattttttaaatccaactctgtaTATTTGaatgttatagatatgaaatataaattttgaaaagagcatctcttttttatgcaaaaaaatcatgaggtacgtctcttaagacggctaaacccgaaagtgctcaactttaagctttcatttagTATCAAAAccatcttcataaataaactagatgtgatttattaaaatttgacagattttatagaataaaaattttttggtttaatcattttgtaaaattaactttttatttcttgCTCGTGCTTTCAATTAGTCGTTGGGAATTGGCGGTGAAAAATGGTTATTGTCAATATTGGTAATGGAAATCGTTAATAATTACCGACACTTAAAGCGCATATTAAAGTGATTTATAGTCGTGTTGCAATCGAGTACAAGATGTTTTCAGTTTTAAGAGTaagaagaatttattttttttgtttgttttcagTGAAAGCTAAATATTTCGGGTTTAACGAGAAAATCCAATTTAAACCGTATCATTCTCTATCTCGTCttgtttatttctttcttaattccgttttaaaataaaaaagaaaacgtccAACGAATGTAACGGATCGACTTTTTAATTCACATTGACGTGAtcgttataatttttaatatgctAATCTTTAAAACGGTTAAGATAATTATCTTTGTTTGTGTTGACAGGTCgacaagttaaaaaaatccagattaaaatcgtttgtaagaaaattgttcttaaattaaaagttttgaaCCAACTTATTTTTCCTGACATAAACGCACGTTCTGTGAAATAAGGAGTGTCCGTTTTcaattcaaacattttaaaacgttCGTTTTTCTTAAATCGTTAAAGTGGCCGTTTTTGCACCGGTTTATTGTCGTCATTTTACATAATCCGACGGCAACGGACATTTGAGGCTCGCAGAATGACAACCGCATTAGATAAGAGAGAACCGAAAGCAAACCCAAGAAAACTGAAAGCTCCTTGATGACTGTATTAACTCGAGAAAACTGAATTATTCATTAAGTGTTTCACTTccacaacaaatttattactgTATCATAATATGTGCGATTCTTAAAgcttaaaacttttatttcttattttatctttattcgTTATAGAAAAAGTCAGACTCACGACTCAGGATCTTTGTTGAGTTcgtgttttttgttttcattttaaatgtttaaaggCGTGGTTGTTACACACACAATTTTTACATGTGCGTAACGGTGCGTGAAATATTAGTCGAtggatatatttataaatttacattcttttttgttactcAACATCTAAATTcttcctttaaaaaaataagcaTTTTACCATTATCTTGGACACCCACGGTGTAACCCAGAAAGTAACACTCTCTAAACAGGCATAGTGTAAAGTACATAAATACGTGTAAAATGGACGGTGTAATAACAATAAAGACTAATTCAATTTCGAACGGCGGAGAACGAGAGCAATTTCGAAACGCCTATTTAGTAATACGATTTTAAAACCTTccaagttttaaaagaattttttacgCTCCTTATAAGTAATTCTACACCTTCATTCTTTTTATAGAATTGAATATGAAACATAtggataattttttgtatttttaaataatcgatgctatttgtaatataaaattattttttaagatggtTCTGATActaaaagaaactttaaactGTGCACTTTTAAACGATATATTTTGCTCATAGGTTTGTTTGAAAAACAAGCCAGAATAATTTGTTAACGGTGCACTATAACGTAACAAAACTgctgtcaaatttaaaaaaatcatacatAAATggcttatttttgaagattaagAGATGATTCTGATactaaaagaaagcttaaagtttaCACGTTTAAACGATATATAATACTCATAGGTTTGCTTGGTAAATTagccaaaatattttttttatggtaaCTACATATGTCCACTATAATCTAACAAAACCGctgttaactttaaaaaaacataaaaaagcttatttttgaagattaatATATGActttcatataaaattaaagcttacatttttttctataaaatgaTGTCGAAcaatctttgattatatataatatggattgagccaacgagagagatagcttgcgcaaggtgatcgaatcgagatagacatagaagcgtactgacatataatggacgtgcgttaatttataagataaaaaactatcaattagaagtaacatttataatgcttacaggtgatgtgaaactgtattatcgcgaactttgcacacgaaacaatacatttttaaacataacggtgtgactggctgtgacacaacaaaacgataaacgtcaaatggaagaggtttgacacttttgtgcgcatgcgcccgtctgtttagtaccgttttatgtctatctttgttacactttcacattatcgctttccatctgcgtctattcaccttgagccacatctactttttgttagtagatatattcagttagctcaatccatattatatacagggtgtctcagcgagaccggtcattagacgtttctggggttctggcgaaaataaaaatttgagaattcagacttaagtattatcaattatgatctcttcgactaaaatattttcagatttcttgcacttccggttataccggaagtcgccacctactttatttttttaaatagaacaccctgtatatttttacatatttggatttgtctgctttccaggtttataaataactttactttttgcaatttgattcatccattctcgagttattcgaatttttctagaaaaatctgttccagcagacatttgttcaaaaaatcagagaacactcgatttttgggatatcaatttaggattcagaatatgcttaaacaacaCGATAGAGTATgctttggtgccgagaacggctgtctagaacgtttggtcactttactatggcacgttaacttttcaaaatttggaagtaccataacttcatttttttaaatggcaccccctatattttattacttagtcgtcttcggtgtctcattctacatcttttatatgcCATGtgtcccatacctaacattaatagtttgggagataattagggttttttgaaaaatgcacacatatcataagaatatttagcctagtgtgccatgaaaaacaaaccttttcaatgagttcttgtcaaagacacacttgtttacgtcacttgatgcatgtgagctaataattatctgttaggtcccttaatattagttctgaaaagagttaaaatcgataacaataacgaaagtaacaTTTatacaaatcaagaaattcttaatttattttttatgcataaaaagtgcgacaaagttcgtagtatgattaccagatcttctttggcagctcgaattgaggtgttgggactgggctcgaaataagccaaggtattcacctcttccgttgcattatctactacattttttggtcagtttaatacgtgattaattcgtccaaaatgcaaaaaatttgcttctattcttctaaatttaccttttgtcatcggaggtaaatgtggataattttcattaagcattctgcaagttctactaagaactttgtcgcacttttcgtgcacaaaaaataaattatggatttcttcatttgtataaacattatttacgttattaatatccattttatctGGTTtcagactcacaagcatcaaacaacgtaaatcagactttgacgtttgtcaataagtcattaaacatttgttttccatggcacactagtttaatatcgatatgatatgtgagcatttttcaaaaaaccctaattatttctcaaactattaatgttaggcataggacatatggagtataaaagatgtaaaatgagacgccgaagacgactaagtaataaaatatgggggatgccatttaaaaaaatgaagttatgatagttccaaatttcgaaaagttaacgtgtcagtgtaaagtgaccaaacgatctagacagccgttctcggcaccaaaacatactccatcatgttgtttaagcatgttctgaatcctaaattgatatctcaaaaatcgagtgttctatgattttttgaacaaatgtccgctggagcagatttttctagaaaaaatcgaataactcaagaacggccgaatcaaattgcaaaaagtaaagttatttataaactttgaaaacagacaaatccaaatatgtaaaaatatacagggtgttccatttaaaaaaataaagtaggtgtcaacttccggtataaccggaagtgctagaaatctgaaaatattttagacgaagagaacgtaattgataatacttaagtctgaattctcaattttttattttggccagaaccacagaaacgtctaatgaccggtctcgctgagacaccctgtataatactCATAGGTTGCTTGGTAAATTagccaaaataatttttttatggtataTGACCACTATAATCTAACAAAACCGctgtcaactttaaaaaaacatcaaaagcttatttttgaagattaatatacagggtgcccattatgtatggaatatagtatatatcttggtaggtatcaactttataaaaaaacattttatacaaatgttgtttaatattttatttgacataataagacagcattcaattgtttttatttcagaaaacaaatgagcaacggataacacttgaagttttttaaatggcaatgtaccctttcgttaggctcatttgatagagattttttttctctttacgatgacgtaaaatttttgaaacaaatgtaataattgtttattaagaaaatttaactaataacatttatctagatatccgagtcgtcaagtacctcgaattattggagatgtacactaatttttcgtttatttgttttattttgtatgtaaatttaatttacagtaataattcgaggtacttgacgatctcggatatctagattaatgttattgattaatttttattaataaacaatttttctcaaaaattttctgatgtaaggatacaaaaattttacgccatcgtaaagagaaaaataatctctatcaaatgagcctaaagaaagaatacattgctatttaaaaaaatttaagtattattctttactcatttgttttctgaattaaaaacaattgactgcagtcttattatggcaaataaaatattaaacaagttttgtataaaatgtttttctataaagttgatacctacaaagatatatactatattccatacataatgggcaccctgtatataaaattaaagcttacatttttttctataaaatgaTGTGGaacaataaagaattttaaaatttctaaagaTATTATATTGAATTATGTGTGTTACACTAACGGTGTTAAATtatagaaaattgttttaaaatcttttaagatAAGAAACGTCgtagaaatatttattaacaggttgtaaaatctctatatttttcttatgacAATCAATCATCTTAAAGTGGCAACGTACAACTGTAACCACTcattataacaatataaaaacgaaaaaatagatgataattttttaaatgtattatatAAGTTAATTGAATtggtacagaaaaaaaaaatatatacatataaaaaacattaattatttttcacaCCGTTTAATATTACAAACGTAATGAATATGCTAATTCGTAGAATTTATATTGTACGTATGCAAATCGAAAGTGTAAAGCAGCGCTCGAGATATCtttaagaagaaaagaaaataaaaaaattaaaaataaaataagcgGCTGCTGCTCTTAATGTAAGTTGTAACAGGCGACCAAAGCTTACGTAATCGAACGCGATTTTACTGGTCTTTTCGAAAAGTACCCAAACGGAAAGTAGATCAGCAACatctattttaaataaaaatattttgtaaatactattttaaacaaattatgtaCCACAGAAAGAttctatatctcaattatatacattcagaaaagaaaaaaaatgcacaatttaaaaaataaaatttgattttcaaatttaaattgttttcgaGTTTAAAACGTTTCGGTTTCGGTCTATTGATTTTCGATGCCAAAGACATTATGAAACCAACGATGCGTTAAAACTACGTACAAGAACCACGATAATGACCTCCTCGACAACGGCATTGGTCAAGTGCACAAGACCATCTTCGAAGACAAGATTagaaaagttgatttttttttgccggATTCCGAAGTTTCAACGtcgcaatatttttttttcttaagaaCTGGAAATGCTGGACAACTTGCACTTTtggaaattagaaataaaggCGATCCACGTAACATTGTTTTTATCGATCGTTTCCggtacaataaaatttaaattattatcaacttctaaattaataaaaatttatgtagtgtagataattttaaagtatgCCAAATAGTTTTAGATACATCTCAATCCAAAAATAATCGTGCTGTCTTGAGAGTCTCAACAAACCGCAACAATCAGAATTATAGCTTCTTATCGGTGAAAGTAAAACACCGCTAACATATAGGAGGAATACTTTTGTGAGCTATCCAAGCAGGGCAGAGCTGCCCGGATGTATATAAAAGCCTGTAACATCTGAAACATGTCAgtagttttagtttcatagCGCGAGAAACGTTTTATCGATAGCCCAAGaacacaaacaaaaatttattgggacaagaaaacattaagaACAACAAGAAATGAGGGGATtggtaagtttttaaaaaattattaataattataaaaaattacattatttctttttgatttatcagatagtaatttttttggcaacaattttatcgaaaacaAACTGTTTAGAAGACCCCGATCTTTTGAAACATTGCGGAGATGCAAAAGCTTTAGCCTTAGGATTATCACCATCATCGGGATATTATCAACAACCAATCGTTCAAACATACCAGATAACAGCACCAAAACAAgtacaaattacaaaaaccataCCATTTTATCCATCATATCAAACAATTTCCCAACAAGATCTTCATTTACCACAAATAACCACAAAAAATGCGCAAAGTTATTCTGTAACGGACGGTTTGTCAACGTATTCCGATAAAATCGctttaaacaatttgataTCAACCCCAAAAATTCAAGAACAAGATGGTTATTTAGATGGATCTGGAAAAGATGGATCTTCTTATGTTGAATATTCTGGGCCAGTTGTTAAAGATTCAACACCGATTTATGTAAAAAGTTATGGATCAAATTATGGATCTGAGTATTCCGCGTTAAATTATCATAAACCCCAATCGATTTCTTTAATCCCAACGAAAgttgttgatttaaattcAATTGGAACCGATTCTAATCTTTATGGACATGGATATCAAAATTCTAATGATGGGAAATCAAATTCCTACAACATCAATCTTAGAAAATCAAGTGGATTGGTACAAGTTGGAGGATTAGGAAGTTATGGAAATAATTACGGAGGAAATTATGGAGTTGGTTTAGAATATTCTGGAAATGGCAAATCAACATCATACAGCAtctctaatttgaaaattggaaaatcaaATGGGCTTCAATTGGGAACTGGAGGTCATAATCTTGGCAATACCGGAGGAAATTATGGCGCAAACTATGTAGGAAATTATGGCGGATATTATGGAGGAGGATTAGGTTATACAGTTGATGTTGGAAAAGATTTATCTTCCGGAATTGGTAAAGCAACATCTTACAGcgtttcaaatttgaaaattgaaaaatctaATCATTTGGGAGGAGGACCACAAAGTTATGGCAGTTATGGAAAAAGTTTTGGAAGTCATTCCGGAGGAAGCcccataataaataatataggAATACTTGGAGGATCTTCTGGATTAAGCACAGGAAGTCATTCTGGGGCGAATTATCTAAGAGCTAATATTGGGACTAATTCTGGTCCTACAGGAGGAAATTACCTAAAAAATCTTGCTGGAGATTATAAATCAAGCTACGGACTCGGGGATTACGCCGAAAACTCAAAATATTTATCTGGCGGAGGAAAAGCAACTTCTTACAGCGTAtctaacttaaaaattgaaaaaactgGATTAAAAGGTATCGGAGGAAGTTACGGATCTGGAAATAATTATTACGAAGGTAATAACGATATTCAGCTACAAAATGGCAGTggaaaaggaaaagttttattaaaaaacaatggTTACTacgtaagtaatttttttgattctcATAATGAAATGTTAAGCGCCGGATTTCGCACCGTTAACTTTTAACGATCAACAAATTCGGTCGCGGCATAACGAAAAAATTCCATTAAGCCCGTCATGTCAATTTATCGAAGAAGAGAGTAAAGTACGGTAGCCCGAGcgataaaaaagtaaaagttcGAAACACGTGTGAAATTAAcgattatcttattatttaagaTAACCGCGTTTTAATGAACGCGGGGAAAACGGCTTTTTATAAAACCCttaatttacaattacatCGTTGTATTTCGACGTTTACGatccattaaaataatttaagattttttttgaaattcccgCTTTATAATTGAGTTTATTTAGTATCAAGCCTCCGTGGCGCAATTGGTTAGCGCGTTCGGCTGTTAACCGAAAGGTTGGTGGTTCGAGCCCACCCGGGggcgttattttttttttttattttgagaaattatttttttttaggatgCCCATCCAAAATATGCATTTGAATATTCCGTTCATGACACCCACACGGGTGATATAAAGGAGCAAAAAGAACAAAGGGATGGCGATGTTGTTAAGGGACAATATTCTCTTGTTGAACCGGATGGAAATGTAAGAACCGTAACTTATCAAGCCGATTGGGAAACTGGATTTCATGCTCAAGTACACAactcaaagaaaaattaatttttaaacttacttttttaataacattctttttatCACTAGTCTAAGAATTTTTTACGCTACATTTTTCGGTTGGAAAAAGAATTAACTTTAAATGTGATATGTTGTATATTGTGTTGTATtaaataaagctttttttatttttttaaaataataatggaattttttaataatctaatCCAATAAACACCCAAAAGAGTCGGTTAAAGTGAAAGTATCCCGGAGTGGTTCTATTACGAACTGCGATACGTAACTTGTACTAAATAGAAAGTGATCTAGATCGAAAGcacgaaataattaatatttcctGTTCTCAGAATCGGTTCTATTATGAATTGATCGTTGAAACTGCATTCCACATTAATAAAGTAGGAATTTTAAAAAGCCCGcttacaataaaaatgtgcCATCTCACGGTAACTTTAAGAACTAAAAAGTATTGTGTGAATaaagttgattaaaaattcggatttggttttaattttataaattttttggtgcataaacatatatttataagaaaagattatatttaaaaatttacagtttattcctttttttaatttaagtaagGCTATGTGATTGTCATTAAACTGTCAAATCTAAAAACAGGCATCTGTAACCTCAACTAATATGTAACTAACTGATATCTACGGCCTAAaaccattaaaataaattaacagtGTTATTATTCAGTTAATTCAGCTAATTAGTTAATtccattaattaaaattaatggaattagttaattaattataataattaactaataaaattaattagttaattccattaattaaaatttaactttaagaACTAAAAAGTATTGTGTGAATaaagttgattaaaaattcggatttggttttaattttataaattttttggtgcataaacatatatttataagaaaagattatatttaaaaatttacagtttattcctttttttaatttaagtaagGTTATGTGATTGTCATTAAACTGTCAAATCTAAAAACAGGCATCTATAACCTCaactaatataaatataactaACTGATATCTACGGCCTAAaaccattaaaataaattaacagtgttattaacataataatataattaataaaacatatcccaaatcaaggacagtagaatctaaaaggactgctacatccattgttgtgacaacctgcccgcaaactacgtcacatcattttccacgcccagctgttgttatggtctatgcgtttgctgtgtttttagaggttatatcctagacttattcatattatttttgaagttttatgtttttagaggtattaatgtctatcatataacctctaaaaacacagacagttaccaggcgtggcaaatagtgtgacgtagagtgcgggcaaccaatccgtagtggactacaaaaatacaatggatgtagcagtccttttagattctactgtccttgatcccaaatggaatttaaaatataaatattgttaattacAATTGGAGTTATTGGAGAAATCTGTCTTCCAGTTAATATGaaaaaatcgtcaatttttaGGCGACACCTGTGAGCTTCGCCCACAGGCAACCTTGGTTAATGACTTCAATTTTCGGCTTTTGTATTTtccttgtttataataatacttCATAAGTTActtatgtaattatttattgtattccAAAGTTATGAACTATTGTTTGTAAGAACTTGGAAATATATTGGAagctttgattatatataatatggattgagccaacgagagagatagcttgcgcaaggtgatcgaaccgagatagacatagaagcgtactgacatataatgggcgtgcgttaattttggcggtaaatttaaaacaaaattaataaatgaaaaaagaaaaaaaaataaaataaaataaaatttccttattatttataatacttacaggtgatgtgaaactgtattatcgcgaactttgcacacgaaacaatacatttttaaacataacggtgtgactggctgtgacacaacaaaacgatacacgtcaaatggaagaggtttgacacttttgtgcgcatgcgcccgtctgtttagtaccgttttatgtctatctttgttacactttcacattatcgctttccatctgcgtctattcaccttgagccacatttttgttaatagatacagggtgtcccgttaagcgtacggagcggctgtatctctagaacggtaaggccaagaggtttgggaaaaaaatccttataagcaaagtgtaCAAGAGAAAtggctggaaattattttgaagttcgtaattcgaccgctaggaggcgtaactgccattgagaaacataaagttcccgctatctcagaaacttaggcgatgagctataactttgacaacatcatttaatagcttggataataccgcatcgcttttgttttgcgatatttctcatatctgtcataataagggagggggaggccaatgcgttttcatatgtttacattttaatatctcctagaccattcaaccgatttgaatgttttcggtgttgtttgaaagagcattttatgctctttttaaagatatttttagtaagaccgtctgctttaaaacaaatgagctagaggacgttatctgcagcgattacatatttttgtgatttttgaagaaaagttaaatggaacgatactatttacttcacagacccttagtcaccttcaaatttgctaaattttagtgaaaaccgcatctcgatatcgccacccgttctcgagttatagaagaaaatgttaaaaactcgagtgccatcaatcggatccagttacctcatcgagaaaaacaaatcacgttaccatggtaactgtaaacatgtcatttactaacgcagaagcgtatgatagagcgtatgatgatttattttcaatgtttcgaatac contains the following coding sequences:
- the LOC111415699 gene encoding pro-resilin-like, whose protein sequence is MRGLIVIFLATILSKTNCLEDPDLLKHCGDAKALALGLSPSSGYYQQPIVQTYQITAPKQVQITKTIPFYPSYQTISQQDLHLPQITTKNAQSYSVTDGLSTYSDKIALNNLISTPKIQEQDGYLDGSGKDGSSYVEYSGPVVKDSTPIYVKSYGSNYGSEYSALNYHKPQSISLIPTKVVDLNSIGTDSNLYGHGYQNSNDGKSNSYNINLRKSSGLVQVGGLGSYGNNYGGNYGVGLEYSGNGKSTSYSISNLKIGKSNGLQLGTGGHNLGNTGGNYGANYVGNYGGYYGGGLGYTVDVGKDLSSGIGKATSYSVSNLKIEKSNHLGGGPQSYGSYGKSFGSHSGGSPIINNIGILGGSSGLSTGSHSGANYLRANIGTNSGPTGGNYLKNLAGDYKSSYGLGDYAENSKYLSGGGKATSYSVSNLKIEKTGLKGIGGSYGSGNNYYEGNNDIQLQNGSGKGKVLLKNNGYYDAHPKYAFEYSVHDTHTGDIKEQKEQRDGDVVKGQYSLVEPDGNVRTVTYQADWETGFHAQVHNSKKN